The sequence below is a genomic window from Mauremys reevesii isolate NIE-2019 unplaced genomic scaffold, ASM1616193v1 Contig63, whole genome shotgun sequence.
TGTGAATACCTGAAGCTCATGGGTGGCGCGAGCTTCTTCtcagtggcaggggcggctccaggcactagcacgccaagcgtgtgcttggggcggcaagccacggggggcgctctgctggtctcCACAAGGActgcaggcaggttgccttcggcggcatgcctgcggagggtccgctggtcccgcggctgcctgcctgccgtgcttgaggcggcaaaatatctagagccacccctgctcagtgGGGAGGAGGATGAGAAAGCCCTAGCTCCCCTCACTACGAGGCCCTGCTCCtctttcccccaagtccccacaacccccccaggGCAGCTGGAGGGTCCGGGTTCCCCAGAGTGACCCTTTCTCCCTGGGCGGCACTTACCGTGGCttggctctggcttccagcctctCTAGTGGACGGGTTTGGGGGGGAAGATGAGGGGGAAGGGTCGCAGAGGGGATGGAGCTCCTGCCTGTGTCCCGCTTTTCCCTTTAGAAAGGGGGGCCATCCTGCACTgagcgggctgggctgggagaggagctagCAGTGCCTCTGTCAGGGTGCTGAGGCCTGTTTCCACCCCTTTGCATTGCTGGGGCAGCACCGATGGAGGGGAAAGACGGCCCAGATAATGGGCCAGAATCTCTTGCCAGGACTCCTGTGTGTCAGACCCTCACTCACAGACACAGCTCTGCTCCACATCTGGGGCACTGCGGCTAGATGGGGGTGCCCTCCGTAGGTGTGCTGAATGCAGAGCCATCAACGGGCGTggaggggctgggctgcctgAATGGCTTCTCCTGGGGTTCCTGTGTTAATCATGTCTCTGGCATGACTCAGTCACAAGCCCTTTCCTGAGGATGTAGGGGAAGGATGCATGACTGTGCCCCATGAAAATCCCCTGtccagagctggagcagcctccaagGATCACACAGCACCCAGAGCACTCAGGAAGGGCCAGAACTGTGACTGCAGAACAGCTCtgcagcttttttcatggcccCTGGATGTTTAACCAGAGACGGGACAGTGACAGACCCAGGGGCGGcagcttatatgggctcgaggtgcttaagcaccaggaatattcaaggctgagggctctgctccaccaatatttggagctgggtttctcccctgcccccgcctcggagcttccctgcctgaaagaaaacagccagtgcctctctcctttgtttgtgctgcttctgcctaaggctatagagatcagcggccagcagcctcttggagcaccgggggaggggaagagggagagaggaggaggaaggaggcacacaggtgcttgggagctctctcccccgcctcccccctcggcacccaggggcagcagcaggggtggggaggccacacatgatggcaaccccccgccccggtgtgacgaactgggaatgttcttagtgttttctctgaatactgtgttggtgcctcagtgtcccctctgcagttcttaagtatctaggtggtgggataagggggtgtgattgctgcagagcaaagggccagtgcacctaaatacCAGACACTCTGATTCCTAGCAAATGATGGCCTGGGCTcttcctctgcaaaggtgccaactgaaggtgttggagacaaagaggtcaggtgacctcctggcccaggaaaggggctgagcagagaggaggggctggagggggtttgggattctggagctggctggggacgaggagtgagggcagacgggggagtctggctcactgcccccagaatggacccggccgaggggtccggttcgcggtacctacaagctctgttttagatcatgttcctgtcatcaaataaacctctgttttactggctggctgagagtcatgtctgactgtgaagtgggggtgcaggaccctctggcttccccaggaccccgctggggcgggctTGCTGTGGCAagtgcacagaggggcagaggatgctgaatgctccaaggagagacccaggaggtgaagccgtatgagcttcttgccctgaaaaagtctgctccaagggagaggaggctccccaaagtcctgactggctttgtgaggagcagttccagagcatcacccggggactccgtgacacccggaacccaccataggggaggtgagtgggctttctggacctgagagagtccctaggagcatgtgcagtgactgtggtgcagagtgagtgtgctgtgcggggggcggggggaagggggaagagaagggatccctcccctggagcttgctgctgccggtaacggggtggggggagagtcctctctggccctagccctggggcagcctgtctgcatcccaagttctttatccccagccctgccccaccccagagcctgcgctcccagcaccccaaccctgagcaccctcctgcactgtgaacccctcatacccagccccaccccagagccctcacctgaggggaaaaacatgcaacttaaatttggtggtcagtttggagtatcattgtgtttagcgcaatacttgattattttacacccctttaaagtatataattagtcgtatacaggtgttacaaggtgggaatgttcttaatgttttctctgaatactgtgtgggtgcctctgtttcccctatgcatttctcaaggatctagatggtgggatacaggggtgtgattgttgtagagccctagagggccagtgtgatgccgtctgcacagagaatggctgaaaccTTGTTTCTgtgcaactgatggcctgggccgctctcctgcaagctgccaactaaaggtgttggagaacaaagagatcatgTGGCCTCCTAatacctggaaaagagacaaaggccagaggagggagtgtcagtgcctgtgcagacttccaggaagcgcatggtgtggaaggggatgctgggatgctttggaactactccatacaaagccagtcaggactccgggggagcctcctctctctgagcagactgtctccagggcaagaagcttacaccttccagggtctgacctcagagcattcagcatgcccttccacactgtgcgctttcCGCAGCgtgtgtgcccaggcaggtcctggggcaaccagaggtccctgcaccccaactctgcagtcagtcgtgactctcagccagccggtaaaacagaaggtttattagatgacaggatcacagtctaaaacagagcttgtaggtacagaaaacaggacccctctgtcaggtctatCTTGGAGGGTGGGCAGCCTAGatccaagttctgggcctctccccatttccccagccagctccaaactgacactccctcctctagcctctgtgtctcttctggacaaggaggccacctgatctctttgtccccaacaccttcagttggcaccttgcaggggaaactgaggcacccacacagtattcagagaaaacattaagaacattcccaatgTGTCACAACCGGTACAACAAAATTTagtaccgtatattgaagcaggcaagtgctgttTCTgtctttccacttttaattgacccttgtaatcttgtggtgctgacacattgtagcttcattttatatcggcttacagggcgagagcggggggtggggaccaccattttgggcaccaccaaaaattatacaaacctgctgcctatggaCAGACCAGGTGTTATGGGAAACAACATCCACATCCCTTCTCTTTATTGAGAGTATAGAGAGGAATTCTGAGGTTGGAGCAGCCACCAACGTGGCAATTAATGGGCCAACATCCCACCGGTCCCCTGGCTCCCAACGAACACAGTCACTTTGaaaatgctgctgcctgccttggtctccttcccccagtgccctGTCCTCCCTCACCAGCCCCCCTTCCATTGCTCCAGGTATTAGACCCCATCTGAACCTTGCTCTACAGAGTAGAGATCAGTAGCCCATGTAGTCTTGGATGTAAAGCTCCAGGATGGAATAGGTGGTCCATGTTATCTTCTCCTGTGtcagcagggctgcagctggTTCATGAACTGAACCGTCATTTGACGAATGCCCTGATTATCCCTGCACGCAGGTGTCTGTTTTTCACGCTGTACACGATTGGATTAATCAGGGGTGGGACCAGCAGGGAGATGTATCCCAGGAAAATTTGAAGCAAGGGAGATGATCCCTTTCCAAATCTGTGTAACACAGATAAGCCAATCTCTGGTGAATAGAACAGCAGGACGGCGCAGAGGTGGGAGacgcaggtgttcagggccctgAGGCACTCTGCATTGGACGCgatgctcagcactgttttgaagatcatcacataagagagaAATATGAACAGCGAGTCCAATCCCACCGTTAAGAGTGTAACAAACAAGCCATAGATGCTGTTGACTGTGATATCTGAACAAGCCATCTTCATGACctcctggtgcaggcagtaggagtgggagaggacattggctcgACAGTATTGGAACCTTTTCAGTAGAAAGGGGAGTGGGAATATTACAGCTACACCTCTTAGCGCAAACACCAGTCCCATATTGGCTATTCTTggcagggttaagatggaagCATATCTCAGTGGGTCACGGATTGCGatgaagcggtcaaaggccatcaacaagagcacGGAGGATTCAATGAATTGAAGtgagtggatgaagaacagctgggcaaAACAGGCTTCGAAGCTGATCTCCCGAGAGTTAAACAAGTATATGCCCAGTATCGTCGGCATGGTGGATACCgataagccaaggtctgtgacggccaacatggaaaggaaaatgtacatgggctcatggagccttgaatctgtttttataatgaacagaatgactgaatttcctactattgaaataacatacattaagcagaaggggatagagatccagagatggacgtcttcctgcccaggtatcccggtgagaaggaacactgcagagttgaatttggtgtcattgacagctgacataataTACTGGGCAGGTCCAATGAATTTTTTACTTTCcttcctgaaaagaaaaaaagaagaggagACTAGATGATATTTAATGAGACATCTTTCTGCTCTCAGTGCAAGTCTAGAGACACCAAAGAGCTCAAGGCAGATCAGCAAGAATATAGTCTTGGATTTACAACACCGAGAGAAAGAtaggcactgccagactggattaGACCTGTAGCCCAGTATCAAgtgaccagtaccagatgctgcaggggaaggtggaaGACGCCCTGCAATAGGCAGCTATGTGATAACCTGCTTCCAGGGAAAAATTCCCCTCCCCCTCGAGACACAATAGTTAGACATATTTTGTGTTCTAAATCAGGGAGGCTTCGAGCCCTtccaagactttaaaaaaaaaatcttcactgCTGTAATTAAATATTCTGGTAACCCATATGCGCCTACAGTCCCTCTCTGAATCCTGCTAAATTCTTGTCCCCAATGATATCTTGTGGCTTTGAATTTCACAGCCTACTTGAGCGCTGTGTGATTTTACAGTTGTGACCTTCACACTGACTCTCCTTCTGGCCTTCCACTTCTGAGTGTGGCCTATTTTATCTTGACATGTGTGTGAACACATGGTGAGAGCATAGTGAATGCTGTCATTGTATTTATCTGTCCTGCACTGAAGCTATTTATAAACATATTTCAATacctcatttta
It includes:
- the LOC120394525 gene encoding olfactory receptor 51G2-like, translated to MSAVNDTKFNSAVFLLTGIPGQEDVHLWISIPFCLMYVISIVGNSVILFIIKTDSRLHEPMYIFLSMLAVTDLGLSVSTMPTILGIYLFNSREISFEACFAQLFFIHSLQFIESSVLLLMAFDRFIAIRDPLRYASILTLPRIANMGLVFALRGVAVIFPLPFLLKRFQYCRANVLSHSYCLHQEVMKMACSDITVNSIYGLFVTLLTVGLDSLFIFLSYVMIFKTVLSIASNAECLRALNTCVSHLCAVLLFYSPEIGLSVLHRFGKGSSPLLQIFLGYISLLVPPLINPIVYSVKNRHLRAGIIRAFVK